In the genome of Mucisphaera calidilacus, one region contains:
- a CDS encoding MBL fold metallo-hydrolase gives MTFEYRIISIGALSVHELWKQQGPARTPHATCTLIRTENRTILVDPGLPPEVITARLAERSGLTPADISDVFLTNFRPAHRWGLLAFPNAKWLIAEAEREAVGNLLVQQFQEAPDDQTRETLRQEIALLQRFEAAPDQVAPRVDLFPLPGYTPGTCGLLLPLTSTTILVAGDAVASAEHLEQGRVQRAAFNIEQARESLAEAIEIADVIIPGHDNMLINPTRRPMG, from the coding sequence ATGACCTTCGAGTACCGCATCATCAGCATCGGCGCCCTCAGCGTCCACGAACTCTGGAAGCAGCAGGGACCGGCACGCACACCCCACGCCACCTGCACCCTCATCCGCACCGAGAACCGCACGATCCTCGTCGACCCCGGCCTGCCCCCCGAGGTCATCACCGCACGACTCGCCGAGCGATCCGGACTCACACCCGCCGATATCTCCGACGTCTTCCTCACCAACTTCCGACCCGCCCACCGCTGGGGCCTCCTCGCCTTCCCCAACGCCAAATGGCTCATCGCCGAGGCCGAACGCGAGGCCGTCGGCAACCTCCTCGTCCAGCAGTTCCAGGAGGCACCCGACGACCAGACCCGCGAAACACTCCGGCAGGAAATCGCCCTGCTCCAGAGATTCGAGGCCGCCCCCGATCAGGTCGCACCCAGGGTCGACCTCTTCCCCCTGCCCGGCTACACGCCCGGCACCTGCGGCCTCCTCCTGCCCCTCACCAGCACCACCATCCTCGTCGCCGGCGACGCCGTCGCCTCCGCCGAACACCTCGAACAGGGACGCGTCCAGCGAGCCGCCTTCAACATCGAACAGGCCCGCGAATCCCTCGCCGAGGCCATCGAGATCGCCGATGTCATCATCCCCGGCCACGACAACATGCTCATCAACCCCACCCGACGCCCGATGGGCTGA
- a CDS encoding aspartate-semialdehyde dehydrogenase translates to MPASNPAPSSNAPASSATLNVAIAGATGAVGQEFLRVLEQRNFPINELRLLASSRSAGKSMTFAGKDLVVRDLAEETFEGIDVALFSAGGGISKQFAQKAVDAGAIVIDNSSAFRMTPGVPLVVPEVNPEAMADIAIGSKPGIIANPNCSTIIALVAVTPIHRAAGVKRMVVSTYQAASGAGAAAMAELELQTREVLEGKPPTCEIFDRQYAFNVFSHNSDIGPEGYNTEEMKLVRETHKIWNQPEDQQTAITATCVRVPVLRAHSEAINLTLDKPLTEQQALAIFEEAPGISIIDDRDANRFPTPLDASDRDDVYVGRIRTDISQPGNTGLDIFICGDQIRKGAALNAVQIAEQLL, encoded by the coding sequence ATGCCCGCCTCGAACCCGGCCCCATCCAGCAACGCCCCCGCCTCCTCCGCCACCCTCAACGTGGCGATCGCGGGAGCCACCGGAGCCGTCGGGCAGGAGTTCCTCCGCGTCCTCGAGCAGCGGAACTTCCCCATCAACGAGCTCCGCCTCCTCGCCAGCAGCCGCAGCGCCGGCAAGTCCATGACCTTCGCCGGAAAAGACCTCGTCGTCCGCGACCTCGCCGAAGAAACCTTCGAGGGCATCGACGTCGCCCTCTTCAGCGCAGGCGGCGGCATCTCCAAACAGTTCGCCCAGAAGGCCGTCGACGCCGGCGCCATCGTTATCGATAACTCCTCCGCATTCCGCATGACCCCAGGCGTCCCCCTCGTCGTCCCCGAGGTCAACCCCGAAGCCATGGCCGACATCGCCATCGGCTCCAAACCCGGCATCATCGCCAACCCCAACTGCTCCACCATCATCGCCCTCGTCGCCGTCACACCCATTCACCGCGCCGCAGGCGTCAAACGCATGGTCGTCAGCACCTATCAGGCCGCCAGCGGCGCCGGCGCCGCCGCCATGGCCGAACTCGAACTCCAGACCCGCGAGGTCCTCGAGGGCAAACCACCCACCTGCGAGATCTTCGACCGCCAGTACGCCTTCAACGTCTTCAGCCACAACTCCGACATCGGGCCCGAAGGCTACAACACCGAAGAAATGAAACTCGTCCGCGAGACCCACAAGATCTGGAACCAGCCCGAAGACCAGCAGACCGCCATCACCGCCACCTGCGTCCGCGTACCCGTCCTCCGCGCCCACAGCGAAGCCATCAACCTCACCCTCGACAAACCCCTCACCGAACAACAGGCCCTAGCGATCTTCGAGGAGGCGCCCGGCATCTCCATCATCGACGACCGCGACGCCAACCGATTCCCGACGCCCCTCGACGCCAGTGACCGCGACGACGTCTACGTCGGACGCATCCGAACCGACATCAGCCAGCCGGGCAACACCGGTCTCGACATCTTCATCTGTGGCGACCAGATCCGAAAAGGCGCCGCCCTCAACGCCGTGCAGATCGCCGAACAACTCCTCTAA
- the ispE gene encoding 4-(cytidine 5'-diphospho)-2-C-methyl-D-erythritol kinase, giving the protein MTLTRASPAKLNLALSVGAPDANGYHPLASWMVATEFHDTLTLEHADRPSLDVRFASDALGQHTVDWPSDKDLTWRALLLLAQHTGHQHPLRITVEKRIPPGGGLGGGSGNAATLLVAANQYLDLKLSDTTLKSHAAQLGSDVPFFIDALQGRPSCLATGYGEQLTPAPHPHPLSLVLIWPGIGAPTGPVYKTFDQLNPNAAVNLPAVRNLINSQPLGHDQPFNDLARPAMHAQPALRDQHQRITNCIERPVHITGSGSTLYVIARDDSEAHTIATQITDRLKLDAVATKTLADQ; this is encoded by the coding sequence GTGACCCTCACACGCGCAAGCCCCGCCAAGCTCAATCTTGCGCTATCTGTCGGTGCGCCCGACGCGAACGGCTACCACCCGCTCGCCAGCTGGATGGTCGCCACCGAGTTCCACGACACCCTCACCCTCGAACACGCCGACCGGCCATCACTCGACGTCCGCTTCGCCAGCGATGCCCTCGGCCAACACACCGTCGACTGGCCCTCCGATAAAGACCTCACCTGGCGCGCCCTCCTGCTCCTCGCACAACACACCGGCCACCAACACCCCCTCCGCATCACCGTCGAAAAACGCATCCCGCCCGGCGGCGGGCTCGGCGGAGGCTCAGGCAACGCCGCCACACTCCTCGTCGCCGCCAATCAATACCTCGACCTCAAACTCTCCGACACAACCCTCAAGTCACACGCCGCGCAACTCGGCTCCGACGTCCCCTTCTTCATCGACGCACTCCAGGGCCGCCCCTCCTGCCTCGCGACCGGCTACGGCGAACAACTCACGCCGGCACCCCACCCACACCCGCTGTCACTCGTTCTTATCTGGCCGGGCATCGGCGCTCCCACCGGACCCGTCTACAAAACCTTCGATCAGCTCAACCCCAACGCCGCCGTCAACCTCCCCGCTGTCCGCAACCTCATCAACAGCCAGCCCCTCGGCCACGACCAGCCCTTCAACGACCTCGCACGCCCCGCCATGCACGCCCAGCCCGCCCTCCGCGATCAGCACCAGCGCATCACAAACTGCATCGAACGCCCCGTCCACATCACCGGCTCGGGCAGCACCCTCTACGTCATCGCCCGCGACGACAGCGAGGCGCACACCATCGCCACACAGATCACCGACCGGCTCAAACTCGACGCCGTCGCGACGAAAACCCTCGCCGATCAGTGA
- a CDS encoding TetR/AcrR family transcriptional regulator, with the protein MNTAAKPWHLPERPVVVESNLNDDPTKTNNDNAPQASDETKTRQRTPLSRDQILDATQICLSELGYDGTTIRKIASQLGCAVGSIYRYFKDKRDLLAAVTQRRFQPVIELSANPQTLPAAVEKYIELAASEPEQYRLMFWLASLSDTQAERPLPAIIEQILATWAQQTDASADQIDEAWCTIHGGLMIGIKQHDLAGRVLRRMGVEPASRPVMLPKSPVVVDAAPAASEAQVG; encoded by the coding sequence ATGAACACTGCTGCTAAACCCTGGCACCTGCCAGAACGACCCGTTGTTGTTGAATCGAATCTAAACGACGATCCAACAAAGACTAACAACGACAACGCCCCTCAGGCTTCCGACGAAACCAAGACACGCCAGCGAACCCCGCTGAGCCGTGATCAGATCCTCGACGCCACACAGATCTGCCTGAGTGAACTCGGTTACGACGGAACCACGATCCGCAAGATCGCCTCGCAGCTCGGCTGCGCCGTCGGATCCATCTACCGCTACTTCAAAGACAAACGCGACCTCCTCGCCGCCGTCACCCAACGCCGGTTTCAACCTGTGATCGAGCTTTCCGCCAACCCGCAGACACTCCCGGCCGCCGTCGAGAAGTACATCGAACTCGCCGCCAGCGAGCCCGAGCAGTACCGGCTCATGTTCTGGCTCGCCAGCCTCAGCGACACCCAGGCCGAACGCCCCCTGCCCGCCATCATCGAGCAGATCCTAGCCACCTGGGCCCAGCAGACCGACGCCTCCGCCGACCAGATCGACGAAGCCTGGTGCACCATCCATGGCGGACTCATGATCGGCATCAAGCAGCACGACCTCGCCGGCCGTGTCCTACGCCGCATGGGCGTCGAACCCGCCTCACGCCCCGTCATGCTGCCCAAGTCGCCCGTCGTCGTCGACGCCGCGCCCGCAGCCAGCGAAGCACAGGTCGGCTGA
- the glyA gene encoding serine hydroxymethyltransferase, whose protein sequence is MTQSTTAPSTGLPMSVLQDQDPDAYRIISAEAQRQENTLELIASENHVSQAVLAAMGSVLTNKYAEGYPGARYYGGCQFHDQVEDLARDRAKELFGCKFANVQPHSGANANVGAFMALLSPGDTVLSLPIDSGGHLSHGLKVNFSGHFYNIVDYRLDPESELIDYDHVRSQALEHKPKMIICGYSAYPRTIDFARFREIADEVGSKLLADISHISGLVAAGVHPSPFPHAHLVSTTTHKTLRGPRGGLLLTNDEEVAKKVDRRIFPGSQGGPLMHIIAAKAVAFGEALRPEFKGYAKAVVENAQALAGALASLGYRLVSGGTDNHLMLVDLRPKSDDLTGADAERWLESAGIISNKNGIPNDPRPPKVTSGLRLGSPALTTRGFGVAEMKQVGQWIDEVLASKGDEAVADRVREQIVDLCGQFPMPH, encoded by the coding sequence ATGACACAGTCGACGACGGCACCGAGTACCGGCCTGCCGATGAGCGTGCTGCAGGATCAGGATCCTGATGCGTATCGGATTATTTCGGCGGAGGCGCAGCGTCAGGAGAACACGCTGGAGCTGATCGCGTCGGAGAACCACGTGTCGCAGGCGGTGCTTGCGGCGATGGGTTCGGTGCTGACGAACAAGTACGCGGAGGGTTATCCGGGCGCGCGGTATTACGGCGGGTGTCAGTTCCACGACCAGGTGGAGGATCTGGCGCGGGATCGTGCCAAGGAGCTGTTCGGCTGCAAGTTCGCGAATGTCCAGCCGCACTCGGGCGCGAACGCGAACGTTGGTGCGTTCATGGCGCTGCTGTCGCCGGGTGACACGGTGCTGTCGCTGCCGATCGATTCGGGCGGTCACCTGTCGCACGGTTTGAAGGTGAACTTTTCGGGTCACTTCTACAACATCGTGGACTACCGGCTGGACCCGGAGTCGGAGCTGATTGATTACGACCACGTGCGTAGTCAGGCGCTGGAGCACAAGCCGAAGATGATCATCTGCGGTTACTCGGCTTATCCGCGGACGATTGATTTCGCGCGTTTCCGTGAGATCGCGGACGAGGTGGGGTCGAAGCTGCTGGCGGACATTTCGCACATCTCGGGTCTGGTGGCGGCGGGCGTGCATCCTTCGCCTTTCCCGCACGCGCACCTGGTGAGCACGACGACGCACAAGACGCTGCGTGGCCCGCGTGGCGGGCTGCTGCTGACGAATGATGAGGAGGTCGCCAAGAAGGTGGACCGGCGTATCTTCCCGGGTTCGCAGGGTGGGCCGCTGATGCACATCATTGCTGCGAAGGCGGTGGCGTTCGGCGAGGCGCTGCGTCCGGAGTTCAAGGGCTACGCCAAGGCGGTGGTCGAGAATGCGCAGGCGTTGGCGGGTGCGTTGGCGTCGCTGGGTTACCGGCTGGTCTCGGGTGGTACGGACAACCATCTGATGCTGGTGGATCTGCGGCCGAAGTCGGATGATCTGACTGGCGCGGATGCCGAGCGCTGGCTCGAGTCTGCGGGGATCATCTCGAACAAGAACGGGATCCCGAATGATCCGCGTCCGCCGAAGGTGACCTCGGGTCTGCGTCTGGGTTCGCCGGCGCTGACGACGCGCGGCTTTGGTGTTGCGGAGATGAAGCAGGTGGGGCAGTGGATCGACGAGGTGCTTGCGTCGAAGGGCGATGAGGCTGTGGCCGATCGCGTGCGTGAGCAGATCGTTGACCTGTGCGGGCAGTTCCCGATGCCTCACTGA
- the ilvD gene encoding dihydroxy-acid dehydratase yields MPKTLNPYSSRITQPRSQGASQAMLFATGMTELDMDKPQIGIASVWYEGNPCNMHLLDLAGEVKTGVNDAGMIGLRFNTIGVSDGISMGTDGMSFSLQSRDLIADSIETVMGAQWYDAVIALPGCDKNMPGCIIAMGRLNRPGIMVYGGTIKPGCASIKGKDETLDVVSAFQSYGQAIAGSITEEERQTIVRKSCPGAGACGGMYTANTMAAAIEALGMSLPYSSSTPAEDQGKIDECRRAGKAIRTCLENDIKPRDIMTRAAFENAMVVATAMGGSTNAVLHLIAIASSVDVPLTIDDFLAVSNRIPLLADLKPSGKYVMEDVHKIGGVPAVMKYLLAEGLIDGSCMTVTGKTLAENLADLPGLPDDQDIIHPVSKPLKPRGHISILRGNLAPEGAVGKITGKQGLKFTGPARVFDSEEDMIAGLEAGKIQSGDVIVIRYEGPTGGPGMPEMLTPTSALAGAGFLDDVALITDGRFSGGSHGFIVGHVVPEAQEGGPIALVNDGDSITIDDETHTISVDLTDDELASRKTAWHQPPYKASRGTLWKYIKTVKNASQGCVTDA; encoded by the coding sequence GTGCCCAAAACGCTCAACCCGTATTCCTCACGCATCACGCAGCCCCGCAGCCAGGGTGCCTCACAGGCCATGCTCTTCGCCACCGGCATGACCGAGCTGGACATGGACAAGCCCCAGATCGGCATCGCCAGCGTCTGGTACGAGGGAAACCCCTGCAACATGCACCTCCTCGACCTCGCCGGCGAGGTCAAGACAGGCGTCAACGACGCCGGCATGATCGGGCTCCGATTCAACACCATCGGCGTCTCCGACGGCATCTCCATGGGCACCGACGGCATGTCCTTCTCACTCCAGTCTCGCGACCTCATCGCCGACTCTATCGAGACCGTCATGGGCGCACAGTGGTACGACGCCGTCATCGCGCTCCCCGGATGCGACAAGAACATGCCCGGCTGCATCATCGCCATGGGACGACTCAACCGTCCCGGCATCATGGTCTACGGCGGAACCATCAAGCCCGGCTGCGCCTCCATCAAGGGCAAGGACGAAACCCTCGACGTCGTCTCCGCCTTCCAGAGCTACGGGCAGGCCATCGCCGGATCCATCACCGAGGAAGAACGACAGACCATCGTCCGAAAATCCTGCCCCGGCGCCGGCGCCTGCGGCGGCATGTACACCGCCAACACCATGGCCGCCGCCATCGAAGCCCTCGGCATGAGCCTCCCCTACTCCTCCTCCACACCCGCCGAAGACCAGGGCAAAATCGACGAGTGCCGACGCGCCGGAAAAGCCATCCGCACCTGCCTCGAAAACGACATCAAGCCACGCGACATCATGACTCGCGCCGCCTTCGAAAACGCCATGGTCGTCGCCACCGCCATGGGCGGATCCACCAACGCCGTCCTCCACCTCATCGCCATCGCCAGCTCCGTCGACGTCCCACTCACCATCGACGACTTCCTCGCCGTCAGCAACCGCATCCCCCTCCTCGCCGACCTCAAACCCTCCGGCAAGTACGTCATGGAAGACGTCCACAAGATCGGCGGCGTCCCCGCCGTCATGAAATACCTCCTCGCCGAAGGTCTCATCGACGGCTCCTGCATGACCGTCACCGGAAAAACACTCGCCGAGAACCTCGCCGACCTCCCCGGACTGCCCGACGACCAGGACATCATCCACCCCGTCAGCAAGCCCCTCAAACCCCGCGGACACATCTCCATCCTCCGCGGCAACCTCGCCCCCGAAGGCGCCGTCGGCAAGATCACCGGCAAGCAGGGACTCAAGTTCACCGGACCCGCACGCGTCTTCGACTCCGAAGAAGACATGATCGCCGGTCTCGAAGCCGGAAAAATCCAGTCAGGCGACGTGATCGTCATCCGCTACGAGGGACCCACCGGCGGCCCCGGCATGCCCGAGATGCTCACGCCCACCTCCGCACTCGCCGGAGCAGGCTTCCTCGACGACGTCGCTCTCATCACCGACGGACGCTTCTCAGGCGGCTCCCACGGCTTCATCGTCGGACACGTCGTCCCCGAGGCCCAGGAAGGCGGACCCATCGCCCTCGTCAACGACGGCGACAGCATCACCATCGACGACGAAACCCACACCATCTCCGTCGACCTCACCGACGATGAACTCGCCTCACGCAAAACCGCCTGGCACCAGCCCCCCTACAAGGCCAGCCGCGGAACCCTCTGGAAGTACATCAAGACCGTCAAAAACGCCTCCCAGGGCTGCGTCACCGACGCCTGA
- a CDS encoding outer membrane protein assembly factor BamB family protein, which produces MRRWCSIFGCLCVVLLSAVSARGQGAVVYLPEDTEIDVRIEGIEDLVSSGRWVSAARMVHGLLVEHGEDLARVEAGLLRGVPEVVWSGVGASDELRRAYRRLYGTRAEAALAGVEPGLGGRAALERIRRVYRPTAASAEASLRLTAMHLEAGRLLEAGRELARVRGDLVEPAMMSRHERLVDALDRLLLFEPLVATPAGVGGDRGRWGPSPGVIGPMEGTPLWSLSWSSLTGGALEAGNEQERARRLQMLHQGLLVLPDPVLSGDMVFVNTGRFVVGLDRFSGGMRWRVKAEEVEPVAAVVGNQRVVIGRRRPLLPAGLSVGGDRVFAVLGGNGLGGDPRAAAVAGGRQLVCVGREAGVVLWSAGAEVFGDASVTGQVAGDPLVLGDRVVVQLIRLQAGTLSEIEIVCLSAETGALLWRRFVGTVGVGRVGMPRFQADLGLTHGGERLVVVHGAGLVAVLDPEDGTLGWVTSLGDRADGGAADVRSGRPSAGLRSGSIWSTLPGAVLVLSGGERRLRVLDPERGRLLDREVPEGFGEGVTAMIQLDDGRVLSVGRGYQVLDESLGVERSWGSDPREAAGEGDARQGLWLLHQQGLVWVDVEAGRVERWGDVAELVRWAAHPEQLLLAKPEGLSAYMAWPLARARLIESIEGGGADPSVALRLAEVALGQGDREAVALGLSSTSAALGELGVALLPDEQRVDLVDRLVRLGLSSPWSGGEISGVLQGMLELLVESPSERAVTALLRAEDLSASGEVVEAVGVYQSVLLDGTLSSAVVSWLGPGTRAGRRAAEEVRVLVSVHGQGVYAAFDDRALLELEAARDRHDAEALAQIAVRYPGSRWIRPAFELAGDLAAGRGRVLEATLYLRQAYRFAETGSEARSLVERLIGVYEDAGMARRALAWVRRFERDYPDEVLVLDSSSLTGAGGALVSDVAWGRLDGGGWTSTKQVMMPSRGSEVIVLHAGQGVTLMRQAAGEAEPVTVADRALNPPILPTVSDERDVLVMQLNPPSLRCLDRATGEERWLREDVFEAGKVEAGAGVIQGQVNPLLRQQIFVRPGRGGSRVTGAWFSDFRLVVMGQQGEVAGLDRETGETVWTHRVAGSVLRGVSVSEWVVALQRQRRDPSGAVRWDVEVLDTLTGEVLHEGLSSNVPVFKVELTGTDQLVVLRQDGVMAYSVPEGVLLWHYRPEGEVFSAPFWVEDGYVALQSNKGILHVVDVDDGGVLLTAMSATRRNEALSPIRVSGDVVYVRWGGMLAALDRGGRVLWRNAAGPIGQQLRAHWLTRDRLLVWADPFEEAVLRERPHLLSYDRRTGRLLGVRPLEPSWRQVNLSMSGLSAGGLVLNLRGHGTAVLSGAADGEDLEEAGMGDDGLGGLPDRGMLP; this is translated from the coding sequence ATGCGACGCTGGTGTTCGATCTTCGGGTGTCTTTGTGTGGTGCTGCTGTCGGCGGTGTCGGCCCGTGGGCAGGGTGCGGTGGTCTACCTGCCTGAAGATACGGAGATCGATGTCCGTATCGAGGGGATCGAGGATCTGGTGTCGTCGGGCCGGTGGGTGTCGGCGGCGCGGATGGTTCACGGGCTACTGGTGGAGCACGGGGAGGATCTGGCGCGGGTGGAGGCGGGTTTGCTGCGAGGGGTTCCGGAGGTGGTGTGGTCGGGTGTGGGGGCGTCGGATGAGCTTCGGCGGGCGTATCGGCGTCTGTACGGGACGCGTGCGGAGGCGGCGTTGGCGGGCGTTGAGCCGGGGCTGGGGGGGCGTGCTGCTTTGGAGCGTATCCGGCGTGTTTATCGGCCGACGGCGGCGAGTGCGGAGGCGTCGCTGCGTCTGACGGCGATGCATCTTGAGGCGGGTCGGTTGTTGGAGGCGGGGCGTGAATTGGCGCGGGTGCGTGGGGATCTGGTCGAGCCCGCGATGATGTCGCGGCACGAGCGTCTCGTGGACGCCTTGGACCGGCTGTTGCTGTTTGAGCCTTTGGTGGCAACACCTGCGGGCGTCGGGGGTGACCGTGGGCGTTGGGGGCCTTCGCCCGGGGTGATCGGTCCGATGGAGGGTACGCCTCTGTGGTCGTTGTCGTGGTCGTCTCTGACGGGGGGGGCGTTGGAGGCGGGCAACGAGCAAGAGCGGGCGCGTCGGCTCCAGATGCTGCATCAGGGTTTGCTGGTTCTGCCGGATCCGGTTCTCAGCGGGGACATGGTTTTTGTGAACACGGGGCGGTTTGTGGTGGGGCTGGATCGGTTTTCGGGCGGGATGCGTTGGCGTGTCAAGGCAGAGGAGGTTGAACCGGTGGCGGCTGTGGTGGGGAATCAGCGTGTGGTGATCGGTCGTCGTCGGCCGTTGTTGCCTGCGGGGTTGTCGGTTGGTGGTGATCGGGTGTTTGCGGTGCTGGGCGGCAATGGTCTTGGTGGTGACCCGCGTGCTGCTGCGGTTGCGGGTGGTCGTCAGCTGGTTTGCGTGGGTCGCGAGGCGGGCGTGGTGTTGTGGTCAGCGGGTGCGGAGGTTTTCGGGGATGCGTCGGTGACGGGTCAGGTGGCGGGGGATCCGCTGGTGCTGGGTGACCGTGTTGTGGTTCAGCTGATTCGCCTGCAGGCGGGGACGCTTTCTGAGATCGAGATTGTGTGTCTGTCGGCGGAGACGGGTGCGTTGCTCTGGCGTCGTTTCGTGGGGACGGTGGGTGTGGGTCGGGTGGGGATGCCGAGGTTTCAGGCGGACCTTGGGCTGACGCACGGCGGCGAGCGTCTTGTGGTGGTGCATGGAGCGGGGTTGGTCGCGGTGCTGGACCCCGAGGACGGGACGCTTGGGTGGGTGACGTCGCTGGGTGATCGGGCGGATGGGGGCGCGGCGGATGTGCGGTCGGGTCGTCCGTCGGCCGGGCTGCGTTCGGGATCGATCTGGTCGACGTTGCCCGGTGCTGTGCTGGTGTTGTCGGGTGGGGAGCGTCGTTTGCGCGTGCTGGATCCTGAGCGGGGTCGTCTGCTGGATCGGGAGGTGCCTGAGGGGTTCGGCGAGGGCGTGACGGCGATGATCCAGTTGGATGATGGGCGGGTGTTGTCGGTGGGGCGTGGTTATCAGGTGTTGGACGAGTCGTTGGGTGTCGAGCGGTCGTGGGGGTCTGATCCGCGAGAGGCGGCGGGGGAGGGGGATGCTCGGCAGGGCCTGTGGCTGTTGCATCAGCAGGGTCTGGTGTGGGTTGATGTCGAGGCGGGTCGTGTGGAGCGCTGGGGTGACGTGGCGGAGCTGGTTCGATGGGCGGCTCATCCTGAGCAGTTGCTGTTGGCAAAGCCTGAGGGGTTGTCGGCGTACATGGCCTGGCCCTTGGCGCGTGCGCGGCTGATTGAGTCGATTGAGGGGGGCGGAGCGGATCCGTCGGTGGCGTTGCGTCTGGCGGAGGTGGCGTTGGGGCAGGGGGATCGTGAGGCGGTGGCGCTTGGTTTGTCGTCGACGTCGGCGGCGCTTGGTGAGCTGGGTGTTGCGCTGCTGCCGGATGAGCAGCGGGTGGACCTGGTGGACCGGCTGGTGCGTCTGGGGTTGAGCAGTCCGTGGTCGGGGGGTGAGATTTCGGGTGTGTTGCAGGGGATGCTGGAGTTGCTGGTGGAGTCGCCTTCGGAGCGAGCCGTGACGGCGTTGCTGCGGGCGGAGGATCTGTCGGCGTCGGGCGAGGTGGTTGAGGCGGTCGGGGTATACCAGTCGGTGTTGCTGGACGGGACGTTGTCTTCGGCGGTGGTGTCGTGGCTGGGGCCGGGCACGCGTGCGGGCCGTCGTGCGGCGGAAGAGGTTCGCGTGCTGGTTTCGGTTCACGGTCAGGGTGTTTATGCGGCGTTTGACGATCGGGCGTTGCTGGAGTTGGAGGCGGCGCGTGATCGGCATGATGCCGAGGCTTTAGCGCAGATCGCGGTTCGTTATCCGGGTTCGCGTTGGATCCGTCCGGCGTTTGAGTTGGCGGGTGATCTGGCGGCCGGTCGGGGTCGGGTGCTGGAGGCGACGCTTTACCTGAGGCAGGCTTATCGGTTTGCCGAGACGGGTTCGGAGGCTCGTTCGCTGGTCGAGCGGCTGATCGGTGTGTACGAGGATGCGGGCATGGCGCGTCGGGCGTTGGCGTGGGTTCGTCGTTTTGAGCGGGACTACCCGGATGAGGTGCTGGTGCTCGATTCGTCGTCGCTGACGGGTGCGGGGGGGGCGTTGGTGTCGGACGTGGCCTGGGGGCGTCTGGACGGCGGCGGCTGGACGTCGACGAAGCAGGTGATGATGCCGAGCCGGGGTTCGGAGGTGATCGTGCTGCACGCGGGTCAGGGGGTGACGCTGATGCGCCAGGCGGCGGGTGAGGCGGAGCCGGTGACGGTGGCGGATCGGGCGTTGAATCCGCCGATCCTGCCGACGGTGAGTGACGAGCGTGACGTGCTGGTGATGCAGTTGAACCCTCCTTCCCTGCGTTGTCTGGATCGGGCGACGGGTGAGGAGCGATGGTTGCGGGAGGACGTGTTTGAGGCGGGGAAGGTTGAGGCGGGGGCGGGGGTGATACAGGGTCAGGTCAATCCGCTGCTGCGGCAGCAGATTTTCGTTCGGCCTGGTCGTGGCGGGTCTCGGGTGACGGGGGCGTGGTTTTCGGATTTTCGGTTGGTGGTGATGGGGCAGCAGGGCGAGGTTGCGGGTCTGGATCGTGAGACGGGGGAGACGGTGTGGACGCATCGGGTGGCGGGGAGTGTGCTGCGCGGGGTGTCGGTGAGTGAGTGGGTGGTGGCGTTACAGCGTCAGCGTCGTGATCCGTCGGGGGCGGTGCGTTGGGACGTCGAGGTGCTGGACACGCTGACGGGCGAGGTGCTTCACGAGGGGTTGTCGTCGAACGTGCCGGTGTTCAAGGTTGAATTGACGGGTACGGATCAGCTGGTGGTGCTGCGTCAGGATGGTGTGATGGCGTACAGCGTTCCGGAGGGCGTGTTGCTGTGGCATTACCGTCCGGAAGGGGAGGTGTTTTCGGCGCCGTTCTGGGTTGAGGATGGGTATGTGGCGTTGCAGAGCAACAAGGGCATTCTGCACGTGGTGGACGTGGATGATGGTGGGGTGCTGCTGACGGCGATGTCGGCGACGCGTCGGAATGAGGCTTTGTCCCCGATCCGCGTGTCGGGTGATGTGGTGTATGTGCGGTGGGGTGGGATGCTGGCGGCGCTGGACCGTGGCGGGCGGGTGTTGTGGCGGAATGCGGCGGGTCCGATCGGCCAGCAGCTTCGTGCGCACTGGCTGACACGGGATCGTTTGCTGGTGTGGGCGGACCCGTTTGAGGAGGCGGTGTTGCGTGAGCGTCCTCACCTGCTGTCGTACGATCGTCGGACGGGCCGGTTGCTGGGGGTGCGTCCGCTGGAGCCGTCGTGGCGGCAGGTGAATCTGAGCATGAGCGGTCTGAGTGCGGGGGGGCTGGTGTTGAATCTGCGTGGGCATGGCACGGCGGTGCTGAGCGGGGCGGCGGACGGGGAAGACCTTGAGGAGGCGGGTATGGGTGATGATGGGTTGGGGGGGCTTCCTGATCGCGGGATGCTGCCTTGA